TTCACCACCGAGCAGAAGCGCTATGGCGTCGGCGACTTCACCAAGATCCCGAACGGCACCGGCGGTCTCGAGGACCGGTTGCCGATGCTGTGGACCTACGGCGTGAGCACCGGGCGGCTGACGCCGAACGAGTTCGTGGCCGTTACTTCAACAAACATCGCCAAGATATTGAACATGTACCCGAAAAAGGGCGCGATACTTGTTGGTGCCGATGCCGATATCGTCGTTCTCGACCCGGAGAAGGAGAAGACGATCTCGGCGAAGACGCAGCAGTCCGCGATTGACTACAACGTCTTTGAAGGCAAGCATGTGAAGGGGTTGCCCCGCTTTACCCTGTCCCGTGGCAAGGTGGTGGTCCATGACGGCGAGATCAGGACCGAGGAGGGGCACGGCAAGTTCGTCGCACGCGAACCGTTCCAGGCGGTCAACAAGGCGTTGTCGACCTGGAAGGAACTGGTAGCGCCGCGACCAGTCGAGCGGACCGGCATCCCGGCGAGCGGGGTGTGATCTGCCCATGCTTGCACCGGACAGGACAATGAACACCGTCATCAAGGCCGACAAACTCAATCTTACGTTCCAGACCAATGACGGGCCGGTTCACGCCCTGTCGAATATCGATCTCTCGATCGAGAAGGGAGAGTTCGTCTCCCTGATCGGCCCGTCGGGTTGCGGCAAGACCACGCTGTTGCGGGTCATCGCCGATCTCGAGAAGCCGACCGAGGGGACGATCTCGGTCAACGGCATGACGCCGGAGGAGGCGCGCCTCAAGCGCGCCTACGGCTATGTCTTCCAGGCCGCGGCCCTGTTCCCGTGGCGCTCGATTGCCGACAACGTCGCCCTGCCGCTGGAGGTCATGGGCGTAGACAGGGCCGAGCGGGAAAGGCGGATTGCGGAGAATCTCGAACTGGTCGATCTTGCCGGCTTCGAGAAGAAGTTCCCGTGGCAGCTTTCGGGTGGCATGCAGCAGCGTGCCTCAATCGCCCGCGCGCTCGCCGTGCAGCCCGACATGCTGCTGATGGACGAGCCGTTCGGCGCGCTGGACGAGATCGTCCGCGACCATCTCAACGAACAGCTCCTGAAGCTGTGGGCGGCGACGAAGAAGACCGTCGTCTTCGTCACCCATTCGATCCCCGAGGCCGTGTTCCTGTCGACCAAGATCGTGGTGATGAGCCCGCGTCCGGGTCGCATCCACGACGTGATCGACTGCGATCTCGGCGACGAGCGCCCGCTCGACATCCGCGAGACGCCGGAGTTCCTGAAGATCGCGCACCGGGTGCGCGAGGGGCTTCGGGCAGGGCATGCCTATGACGATTGAGGTATCGCAGCCGTGCTGAAGTCCCGCATTCTTCCCGTTCTCACGGTCGCCGCGGCCATAATTGCGATCTGGTACGTCGCAGCCGCGATCCTCAACGCGCCGTTCGAATACGCGCAGGCCGAGCGCGCCGGCAAGGAGATTTCCTTCTCGGAAGTGCTGCCGAAGACCATGGCGCAGGAACGCCCGGTCCTGCCCGCACCGCACCAGGTCGTTGTCGAGCTCTGGGAGACGACGGTCAACAAGAAGATCACGTCCAAGCGCAGCCTCGTCTACCACGGCTGGGTCACGCTCTCGGCGACGCTGCTGGGCTTCGTCATGGGCACCGTGCTCGGCATCCTGCTTGCCGTGGGGATCGTGCACAGCCGCGTGCTCGACAAGAGCCTGATGCCGTGGATCATCACCTCGCAGACGATACCGATCCTCGCCATCGCGCCGATGATCATCGTCGTGCTCAACGCGGTCGGCATCACAGGCCTGGTTCCCAAGGCATTCATCTCGACCTATCTCTCCTTCTTCCCGGTCGCCGTCGGCATGGTGAAGGGGCTGCGTTCGCCCGAGGCAATGCACCTAGACCTGATGAAGACTTACAGCGCGTCGCGGTCGGACGTGTTCTGGAAGCTGCGCTGGCCGTCCTCGGTACCGTTCCTGTTCACGTCGATGAAGGTGGCGATCGCGGCAAGTCTCGTCGGTGCCATTGTCGGCGAGCTGCCGACCGGGGCCGTCGCCGGGCTCGGCGCGCGCCTGCTCGCCGGCTCCTATTACGGCCAGACGATCCAGATATGGTCGGCGCTGTTCGCCGCGGCGATCATGGCGGCCGTGCTGGTCACGCTGGTCGGACTGGCGGGCGACCGGCTCAACAGGCGCATGGGTGTCAGACCGGAGGGCGCACGATGAGCGGAATCGGTATCTTCGTTGCCGCGCTGCTGTTCTGGGTGGCCGCCTGGTATGCCAATGCGCGGCTGTCGGCCGTCAAGGTGGAGAAGCGCGAAACCGCGGTTTTGATAAACCTGCTGATTCCGCTTCTCTTCGGCGCCGCCCTGCTGGTGTTGTGGGAGGGCGTGACGCGGGGCTTCGACGTGCCCGCGGTGCTGCTGCCGCCGCCGACGATGATCTGGGAGCGGATCACGAATTCCGTGTCGATCCTCTGGGCCGACTTCCGCCAGACCTATCTCAAGTCGGTGATCTCGGGCTACCTGCTCGGGTGCGGTGCCGGGTTCGCGATCGCCATTCTGGTGGACCGGTCGCCCTTCCTGAAGGCGGGCATCATGCCGGTCGGCAACCTCGTCTCGGCGCTGCCGATCGTCGGTATCGCGCCGATCATGGTGATGTGGTTCGGCTTCGACTGGCAGTCCAAGGCCGCGGTCGTCATTGTCATGACCTTCTTCCCCATGCTGGTGAACACGGTCGCGGGACTGGCTGCCGCCGGGCACATGGAGCGCGACCTGATGCGCACCTACGCATCGAACTACTGGCAGACGCTGTTCAAGCTGCGGCTTCCGGCGGCGATGCCGTTCATCTTCAACGCACTGAAAATCAATTCCACGCTGGCGCTGATCGGCGCCATCGTGGCCGAGTTCTTCGGCACGCCGATCGTGGGGATGGGATTCCGCATCTCCGCGGAGGTGGGCCGACTGAACGTCGACATGGTCTGGGCAGAGATCTTTGTCGCCGCATTGGCGGGGTCGCTGAGCTACGGGCTGATAGCCCTGATCGAGCGGTCCGTCACATTCTGGCATCCGTCAAACAGAAACTAAGGGTTGGGAGGACCCATAAACAGGCGGGAAAAAAAGGGTGCCAACACGCAACCGAAGCAGGAGTGTCTAACATGAGAAAATGGATTGCATTGGCAACCGGTGTCGCACTGTCCGTGACGGCAACCGCATCGCAGGCGGCGGACGAGCTGACGCTGCAGCTCAAATGGGTGACGCAGGCGCAGTTCGCCGGCTACTACGTCGCCAAGGACAAGGGTTTCTACGACGAGGAAGGACTCGACGTGGAGATCAAGCCGGGCGGCCCTGATGTCGCTCCGCCGCAGGTGATCGCCGGTGGCGGCGCCGACGTGGTCGTCGACTGGATGCCGTCCGCGCTCGCCACGCGCGAAAAGGGCGTTCCGCTGGTCAACATCGCCCAGCCCTTCAAGAAATCCGGCATGATGCTGACCTGCCGGAAGGAAACCGGCATCACGTCGCCGGCCGATTTCAAGGGCCGGACACTGGGCGTCTGGTTCGGTGGCAACGAGTATCCGTTCCTGTCCTGGATGAGCCAGCTCGGCATTCCGACCGAGGGCGGCGAAGAGGGCGTGACCGTGCTCAAGCAGGGCTTCAACGTCGATCCGCTGATCCAGAAGCAGGCCGATTGCATCTCGACCATGACCTACAACGAGTACTGGCAGGTGATCGATGCCGGCTTCACGCCGGAGGATCTCGTCGTCTTCAAGTACGAGGAGCAGGGCGTCGCCACGCTTGAGGACGGCCTCTACGTGCTCGAGGAAAGCCTCGAGGACGACGCCATGGTCGACAAGCTGGCCCGTTTCGTGAAGGCTTCCATGAAGGGTTGGAACTATGCCGCGGAGAATCCCGACGAGGCAGCCGAGAT
This portion of the Oricola thermophila genome encodes:
- a CDS encoding ABC transporter ATP-binding protein gives rise to the protein MNTVIKADKLNLTFQTNDGPVHALSNIDLSIEKGEFVSLIGPSGCGKTTLLRVIADLEKPTEGTISVNGMTPEEARLKRAYGYVFQAAALFPWRSIADNVALPLEVMGVDRAERERRIAENLELVDLAGFEKKFPWQLSGGMQQRASIARALAVQPDMLLMDEPFGALDEIVRDHLNEQLLKLWAATKKTVVFVTHSIPEAVFLSTKIVVMSPRPGRIHDVIDCDLGDERPLDIRETPEFLKIAHRVREGLRAGHAYDD
- a CDS encoding ABC transporter permease, with amino-acid sequence MLKSRILPVLTVAAAIIAIWYVAAAILNAPFEYAQAERAGKEISFSEVLPKTMAQERPVLPAPHQVVVELWETTVNKKITSKRSLVYHGWVTLSATLLGFVMGTVLGILLAVGIVHSRVLDKSLMPWIITSQTIPILAIAPMIIVVLNAVGITGLVPKAFISTYLSFFPVAVGMVKGLRSPEAMHLDLMKTYSASRSDVFWKLRWPSSVPFLFTSMKVAIAASLVGAIVGELPTGAVAGLGARLLAGSYYGQTIQIWSALFAAAIMAAVLVTLVGLAGDRLNRRMGVRPEGAR
- a CDS encoding ABC transporter permease gives rise to the protein MSGIGIFVAALLFWVAAWYANARLSAVKVEKRETAVLINLLIPLLFGAALLVLWEGVTRGFDVPAVLLPPPTMIWERITNSVSILWADFRQTYLKSVISGYLLGCGAGFAIAILVDRSPFLKAGIMPVGNLVSALPIVGIAPIMVMWFGFDWQSKAAVVIVMTFFPMLVNTVAGLAAAGHMERDLMRTYASNYWQTLFKLRLPAAMPFIFNALKINSTLALIGAIVAEFFGTPIVGMGFRISAEVGRLNVDMVWAEIFVAALAGSLSYGLIALIERSVTFWHPSNRN
- a CDS encoding ABC transporter substrate-binding protein; the protein is MRKWIALATGVALSVTATASQAADELTLQLKWVTQAQFAGYYVAKDKGFYDEEGLDVEIKPGGPDVAPPQVIAGGGADVVVDWMPSALATREKGVPLVNIAQPFKKSGMMLTCRKETGITSPADFKGRTLGVWFGGNEYPFLSWMSQLGIPTEGGEEGVTVLKQGFNVDPLIQKQADCISTMTYNEYWQVIDAGFTPEDLVVFKYEEQGVATLEDGLYVLEESLEDDAMVDKLARFVKASMKGWNYAAENPDEAAEIVLDNDATGAQTEKHQKRMMREIAKLIDGSDGTLDVAAAERTVDTLLAGGSDPVITKKPEGAWTDKITNMIK